In Ascaphus truei isolate aAscTru1 chromosome 12, aAscTru1.hap1, whole genome shotgun sequence, the following are encoded in one genomic region:
- the TNNI2 gene encoding troponin I, fast skeletal muscle, with protein sequence MLQVAKVALEKEEADTAAEKESYLEEHCPTLNLPSNMQELQEFCKKLHAKVDVVDEERYDLECKVQKSSKELEDLNQKIFDLRGKFKRPALRRVRMSADAMLRALLGSKHKVNMELRANLKQVKKEDTDKEKDLRDVGDWRKNIEEKSGMEGRKKMFESEA encoded by the exons ATGCTTCAGGTGGCAAAAGTTGCTCTAGAAAAAGAAGAAGCTGACACCGCTGCTGAGAAGGAGAGTTACCTGGAGGAACACTGCCCCACCCTAAACCTGCCAAGCAACATGCAGGAGCTGCAG gaaTTCTGTAAAAAGTTACACGCCAAGGTTGATGTGGTAGATGAGGAGAGGTACGACCTGGAATGCAAAGTGCAGAAGAGCAGCAAGGAG TTGGAAGACTTGAACCAGAAGATTTTTGACCTGCGGGGTAAGTTTAAGAGGCCCGCCTTGAGACGTGTGAGGATGTCAGCTGACGCCATGCTCCGCGCTCTTCTGGGCTCCAAGCACAAGGTCAACATGGAGCTCCGTGCCAACCTCAAGCAAGTCAAGAAAGAGGACACTGACAAG GAGAAGGACCTCCGTGACGTGGGTGACTGGCGTAAGAACATTGAGGAGAAGTCCGGCATGGAAGGCAGGAAGAAGATGTTCGAGTCTGAGGCTTAA